In Zingiber officinale cultivar Zhangliang chromosome 3A, Zo_v1.1, whole genome shotgun sequence, the DNA window aataataattattattattattatgggaATAGTATGGGACATGCAAGGTTAgcgtatgattttttttttagaaatatatgataataaaaaaaatgacctGTGGATGTTTGTGTTCATGTCTCCTATAATTTATATGTAGTATTTTACGGTGACGTCAACACCGAACGATATTACCTTTCctctaatatattattatatgCGGTAAAGATAATAAACAATATTAACACGGCTAAAAAGCAAGTCGAAGTTTTCTTTGCTTTCCTGGAGTTTGCCTTGCTTTTCGTTTCATTTGGGCCTCGTGGCCCTCCTCCGATTAATTTCGGAggtaaataattttttctttgatTTACCGATTTGAAAGTCTGGCAGCTTATGCAAATGCAAGGGTTCACTTATAAACTATGAattcaaataatatttttatttttattttttattttttaatgtttttatcatTGCAAAAAATTGGTCGCCGCTTGCCAGCTAATACAAAGACTGTCATGGATATTTCTACACTGTCAAGTGAAATaaataataagaataataatattttaacttTCTCTCGTATCTTTTTTTAAAGCATATGTTTTTAGCAAATTGTAATATTTTATAACTTTCATATCTACAAGTCCATTATCAACTATTTATATTATGTTTTccgtttatattattttaatttttttataattcaaatattaaattctGGAGATGATCGGaccaataaaaaattttcttattttcataatataataaaaatgtatATTTAAAGTAAAAATGAGGACATCAAAATTCAAATCTTAaccttttattaaaaaaatatatatttctattctaattcatatatattatacTTCGTAAAAATTGTGGAGATATAGAACCTCTCATAGGATTCATATTCTTTTTTACCTTCGAATatgtaatttaataaattagtCATTGTGAGAATAAGTTGACTAGCTCGCTCCCACTTAATTTAGTCACATAAAATTCAACGTATGCCTACTCCTAGTTAGACAAAGTACCCGTCCAATCACTGCCTCGAACTGTAGTTTATCACTGTTATCACGATATGGGGGTGGAGCGCTCGGGTCTCAGAAAAAAGTGATGTTAGCCTCTCCTCACAACATCTATAGTTCAAAACATATGTATCATTAAAGAAAGTGATGCTGACCTCTCCTCCCAAGTCCAACACTTTGCACATGTAAAACTATTCAAAACGTAATAAAGAGAAATTGACCTGCTAGCTAATCatcaccatcatcatcatctaTTTATATATACCCATCGCGAGAAAGAATGCCTAGAGCAAGAGAAAGGAAAGTAGAATATCAAACATAGCAAAGATGGTGGCGGCAATGGAGTTCAAAAGTATAGCCGGCGCAGTCTATGTGCAATTGGCATACGCGGCAATGTTCCTGGCATCACGACTAGCCTTCACCAAAGGCATGAGCCACTTTGCCTTCGTCCTCTATCGTCAAATCGTTGCCACTCTCGCCATCGGCCTTCCAGCAGCTTACTACCTCTATAGGTACGTATGTATATATAAGTTACATGAAAATTGTATAGTCTAATAAATTCTGCCTTTAATTTTGAGTTAGAACAGATCAAATATTTTGCAACCATTGCCCGAGagagataaaagaaaagaaattattaGAACAGATCAAATATTTTGCAACCATTGTCAGAGAGAGAGagcgaaaggaaaaaaaaaaacaaagaaaagaaaataaaataaaataaattattgttGATTTAGATGTTTGTGAATCAATCAGGGGCGGGAGGTGGAGCTGTATGACTTGGAGGAGCATGAAACACGTCTTCATCCTTGCACTGATCGGGTAATTGTATATAAATTAACAAACGAGCATGCATGTTTTATACTAtggtaattttaattttcaatagtcTAGCAAAGGTGTATGCACTATGCACCAAACTTTATTGGATCTCAAGTagctagaaaaaaaaaaacagggcATATGATAAGTGTGGATCCATGCTTGTCAGAAGGGACTGTGTATATGATAAGTGTGGATCCATGCTtgtcacatatatatatatatataactcgtGCTGCAGTAGTTCCCTTTTTTTTTGTATGAAATTTTAAATCTTGATTTAATTGGGGCAACTAGTTCTGTAtaggaaaaatataataaaatatctaaTATAACATATAGGATAAGCTTCAGTCAAAATTTCTACTATGCTGGATTGGCGTTGACTTCCTCGACCTTCGCCAGCACCATGAACAATCTGATACCCGTCGTCACTTTCTTGCTCGCCTACTTCCTCAAGTAACACTCTCTCTCCCTTATTAATTTGAAGAAATATCAAGATAAAAttctaataataaatttaaataagttgAACAGTTGAATATGCAAGAAAACAAGCTAAatgaaaagaattattattattattattgcttaTCAATTATGAGTTCATTTAGATTGGAGCGAGTAAGAATAAAGGTATGGGATGGACAAGCTAAGATCCTCGGCACACTTTTTTGTGTTGGTGGAGCAATGCTGATGACATTCTACGAGAACACTGCAAGCCAAAGACAAGAGGATTCACATGTACAACAACTACTTTATCTGGATCATTTTCCTTTGGGTCAATCATTGCTCAAACTTGTTGGCAAAAGCCATGGAAGCTTCCTCTTTGGAGCACTTCTTACCATCATAGGCTCTTGGTCCATGTCCTTCTTCATGATCTATCAGGTTTTAATTTCCTTGAtctctgtctctctctctctttttaatgCCATTTATGCCTTCTTTTCCAAAATGTACTCGCAATTTAGACACCTTAATGATTTATTCTCATTTGAGTTCGAATATGGTTCCAAAAGGCAGCaaaaaaaataacaatcaaaGTTTACATCAGGTTGCTGTTGCATTGTCTCTTCCTCTGTCAATATCAAGTAGGATACCCTTCTATTTTCTGGTCTTATTTGTATTAATTTTGAATATGACAGGCATGGATCGTGCGAGAATACCCTTCTCAGCTCACCCTTTCTGCCATGGTCAGCTTCATGGGTTGCCTCCAGTGTGCCCTAGTTTCTCTCCTCCTTGAGAACCCTTCAGCTTTGGTCATACAATGGGACATGCAGCCTGTCCTCATAGCTTACAGTGTACACAGCTCTCTCTATCTTATATGCATGACATTAATTTTAAGCATTTCAGTAATCAGGATGGTCattggtttatatatatatatatatactgcagGGAATATTTTGCACAGGTTTAGGGTTCTTCATCATAATGTGGTGTGTGAAGGAAAGAGGCCCAGTCTTTATCACCATGTTTAGTCCTTTGTCATCAGTGGTTGTGGCCATCATGGAGCCCTTGCTGCTTCATGCGCAACTCACTTTGGGCAGGTAATAACACTACTGTCTATTCTTAATGAACTCTCTTATTCATTCTCTACTGTCTGATGATAtccatgtgtatatatatatatgaataatatCAGTGTATTGGGCATGGCTATAATCATTGCTGGTCTCTACCTATACCTGTGGGCCAAAGCTCAAGATGGCAACCCTTCCACGGATCAGCCTCAACTCACTGATGAGGAAGAAGGCAACCAGGCACCTCTGCTAGCTCATACTAATTCCTAGTCACTACCAGAAAAAAAGACTTTACAGATGAGTTTTTgagacaaaaataaaatctatttcGAAATTATCTAAATCAGAAATAGATTTAGCAGTGAGTGCATGCAATGCATTTATGGATATCTTATGCACATTAATTAAAAGAAGTACCTATGTTACATGAATATAATTGTTCTCATGGTTGTTCtcttttatatattataatatgCCAGTCCAAAAGGTACCCTGTAAACTTAtttgaaagcatgcatatttctatgtAAGAGACTAAAGGCTACTTTCGAAAAGAAGGGTCCGAGCAGAGCACTAAATGAATGAAAAGAAAGATATATTGTGAGGAGGAACGATCAATGGAGAAAATTGTACACTTATCCTTAGAGGTGGCAAATGGCTCAGTTTGCACACGATATATAGCTTGACCTAACATTACAACAAAAActttcatagacatcagtggaacaacaacgattttaaacaaaaactgatgtctttgagtattttacaccgattttttcaAAAATCGGTATATATGAgggcagattttagctcatagacatcggttttttaggcgatgtctatgagcacccttttttttattaatagacaccgattttaacatcggttttataaaacccggtgttaatgaaccaaaataaaatattttaattttcccactaGCCAAAATTTGTAACattgtgaagttccctccaaacctaaatccatatcgcgccccttcctccgcgcgaccatctctctcgcctaaacctaaacctaaacctaaacctccgaccatccgaccatctctctcagcctaaacctaaacctccgaccatctctctcaacctcatctcctcttcccccttcctagatcgacgccccttcctctcccgattaggatcaagacacgacgcccttgtttctccgtccaaccacacagcatctcctccaactcctccatttggttgagaagaggaggcatGGTATCTcctccaaccacaccgcatcctTTTTTGACTTTATCTTTTCCGAGATCTGGTATCTATTTGGTCTTTGTTCTCTGGAAATGAAAAATGTAGCTACGATGTGTTTTTGTGCTGGGGTTTTAGGAAGCTGCGTTGCAGTCTAATGTGACCACCAAAGTCTACTTCGACATCAGCATCGGCAACCCGGTGGGGAAGGATGTGGGCAGGATTGTGATAGGGTTGTATGGGGATGATGTCCCTCAAACCGCAGAAAATTTTCGTGCTCTTTGCATAGGTCACTTCATCttctcttttgtttcttttgattttgttcttgattttttttctccGCCCAACAGATTTCTGTTTCGTTTAATTGGTGAAAGTATTTGCATTATGTGACTATTTTGATCAGGTGAGAAAGGCTTCGGTTACAAAGGATCTACATTTCATCGTGTGATCAAGGATTTCATGATCCAAGGAGGAGACTTtgacaagggaaaaaaaataagaacCCTCTGTAACCCTAACCTAACTTTATTACTATTttattctccaaattcttaactaAGGTTAAATTTTGAACAAATGTGTGATTTGCCCCTTTTTGTAAATTATAGGCAATTCATATAAATAaggagaattctaataaaatatgaaatagtaGCTTCTATCaatgattaaataaaaaaatatttttttaattgttttttgTTATATGGAATCTTGATCCTTCCCTCAACAGTCAAATGAAGTCGAGAGGTTATCACATTTCTGTAGTCATAGTAGTTTGCATGCCATTGGCGATCAATTTATCAGAGTACCTAAACTTgattctatttaaaattttattcttcacTACTGTATTTTCACCTAATGCCTGAGTAGTTCAATATTTGAGATCTCGAATTCCTTTGAGGTGCATCTTCAATTGGCCTTCCTATTTAGCAAATGATTTCCAGGTTATAACTGCATGACGAAAGCACTCGACGTTATGTTAGCTCGATGTTGGGCTAACATAAGTTCTTTTACTTGGACGCAGGTGGAGACATGGAGCTGCCGGAATGGTGCAAACTGCTGCCCAAGATCGAGCTCCATGCCCACCTCAATGGCTCTGTCAGAGATTCAACCCTGCTGTGAGATCTCGCCCATCTCTTTCCCTACTAACTAACTCATCTATCCATACCTAGGGATCTGCCATCGAAACGTCCGTGCTATCATTTCATACTCTCTCTGGATCACTCACTGTATGCCGTGGGACTTGTCGATGTACAAGTATTTCATCATCGGCCACCCATCGTTGAAACGATTCTAATTCCTTGTGCATGTCGGACCGATATGTATGACTTTGATGGGTTTTTAGGTTCTTCTACAAGTCTGAAAAATGTTTCCTTTATACCATGGAATTTGAGGAGTAATATTGAATACTTGAGGTGGACATTATTTGGAAATTCTTCAAGGCAGATTTTGTCCGTCGGAATGGCTGCCTGCGAAAACCTAGCCATGGCTTGGATAATTCTCTATTTCACATAGCATTGTGCATTTGCCTTTTTTTTAATTACTGAATTAGTGATAATGAGCATTTTGCATACTGTGGGAGTTCACCTGAAAAAGAAACTATATTTAACTAACGGATgaagacaagaaaaaaaaacagttaTGATTAACTTGCCAGATAATATGGTAGGGTGTTTAGATGATGTTTCTCATAAGATGCATTCATGGAGTTTATACTATGGTGGTTGCGCTAATCTCATTTCTTTAATATACAATTTGGCATTGACCCATACATACATTGAAAAAAATAGGTTGACTTCTCTATTTGATGGTTTAACTTAAGAATTTGTTCTTTATGTACGTTTTTTTTACAACTGTGGCTTTTGGTATGATGCAGAGATGAATGTttaaatacaataatttaataGCCCAATATATTAATAGTTGTGGGTTATGCTTGCATCAAGATGCATTAAATGATGAATCCAATTATTCAATTAAACACAATGTAAGCAAAGGTAATAACCTTCATGGGGTGGCATTATCCTACTCAGTGATGCTATTAGAAGAACACTTTGAGTTACCCTATTTAATCTTGTCTGTGTCTTTTCTCTAACTTCTACAGAGAGCTTGCAAAAGTATTGGGAGATGAAGGTGTCATTAATTTTGAAGATGTAGTACATGTTATCATGAAAAGTAAGTGATGCTGAAGTATTCTGGTTTTCCTTGATTCAGTTATTCTTTTGGAGATAAATTGAACTATTGTTTAAAATCTCAATATTTCCTGTTAATTTTTTTGACAAAACACAACTTTCATATTTCTGTCTAACAATTATATTTCTGTAAATTGAACTATTGCTTCAGTTGATAGTGGTTAGTGCATGAGATGGAATTTCCACAACTTAAGCAATGCTAATGTAGAATGGGGAAGGATTAAATACCAGGTTTAACATGAAAACAAGATAGAAGtatttaacaatattagaaggcaaaatttcaactCAATGAATAATGTAGGCAAGTGTTAGATCTATGTGTCTTGAACGTTAAGGGATCCACAATGTATGGTGCCTTTAAACTAACAATTAAAGGTTCAAAAATTGATATAGCAATAGATGACTTAGAAGGCAAACCCAATATGGATATCTTAGAGCTACTACTCTACAAACCCGGTAAATGTGTGCTTAAATTTCAAATCTTGTAGACTTGGTATTCTTGATAAATCATTATCATGATTAAGTTGTGTTGGTCTTTACTACTTGAGGCTTTCTCCAacctaataatttaaaaaaaaaaaatcatttaaaatttgattGCTGATTTGTTGAACCTATTCTTATCATATCTTAAGGCAGTAGTACAACAAACATACAAACAGCGGTTCCCGGGCAAACAATTTTGCACCCATCATATTCAATTCATCAAAACCTCGAAGTCTATTTTACAGCAACATGCAGAACTTATACAATGGTTATATGCTCTACCTTacttgtttaatatttttttattgcatCGCACTTTTCAGGCGCTATCCAAAGCCCTAACAGAGGATCAACTGTTTTATCTAAGATCACAGTTTAAGCTGCAAGCACCAAACGGAGAAGGTCACATATCGTTCGACAACTTTCGAATGGTCAGTCTAGTCGAATTTGTTTGCCAATATCCAAAATGTGATTGTTCAGTTGCATACTTTCCTCTGTCATTTACTTCTATGTCTATCCTTGTGCAGGCCCTATTGCAAAATGCAACTGAGTCAATGAAGGAGAGTAAGGTTATTGATATCTTAAGTGTGGCGAGGCATCCATTCCTGCTGTcatttttttttgcagttgctaAGTTTCTTTTGTATGCCTCCACCATTACCATTACTACAGAATTTATATGCTGTAGTTTTGACCTATTTGAGTACTCATATAagcttaaagtaattttttttatgacAAGAAAACACTTCTTCGCCTTCTCATatcaaaaacttttttttttaacctcCGAAGGACCTACAATATCTCTCATTTGCTGGTGTATACCTTTTCTAAAACTCATGCTTGTAAATAATATCATCTCCAATTGGAGCCACTCTCCTACAGAAAGATGGACATTGAAGAATTCTGTGCTGCTGCAATCAGTCCCCATCACCTTGAGGCCTTGGATGGGTGGGATCAAATGACAAGTACGACTTTTGAGCACTTCGAGCGAGAGGGGAACCGAGCCATCACCGTTAAGGAGCTAGCTCAGGTACTAACGATCCTCTCCTAGTGATACTTTACATTCCAATGATTGTATCTTCCTTTTGAATTGTAACTCAACAATTTAACATTCCAGTGAATTCATGTTGACTAGTTAGCATTTTAGCTATTTTCTCCTTGAAATAAAAACTTGTTTTGATGTTATTGTATTattggaaatcatataaatgaattgatgttattcatctttattgctgctgagaaatttatttactttccatgtactcttagtgataaaagtgaatttattatttgcaaactaaaagtgaatttatttactttccatatactcttagtgataaacagTTTTGTCATTTGGGTCAactactaatgaattgaatttgaaagattaaaattgttgtttatgtagttagattaaaatttttggtttggattatattaagtccccaagaatgatagatctatcactatatgatgtggttaagataattgatgaatgtttctctttttaagcattccaattagtcatcttgttacctagtgctcttactgcttttttcaactatgattttttgtcttagtttactaatatattatttatgtgtttttacagtttacaaatctcaagtactccagagttgaaattgatgaagtgcggttcgagtgggctgaatgcatgctagattacatttgaagtgcggttctaccttgatgtgttaaaagaatgttctaccttgattttgatatctattagctagcttttgatgtaaaaagaatgtttgggtattttatgaatactgttgtaagaagattatttatataatttgtgaatatttgtgtattttatggatattgttgaatgaagaatatttgtataatttgtgaatatttgtgtttttttttattattttcggtttttcattgtttcggaaattaaatttgtgctgttaaaaaatatacatattacatcggttttccaccgctgcaaaaccgatgttattaactaatattacatcggtcatttaccgctgccaaaactggtgttattaacatacaatattacatcggttttacaccgttgatgaaacggtgtcgttaagtgatactacaccggttaataactgattcgaagatcggtgtcgttaagtgatactacaccggttttaacccgatgtctaaaatgacagacttttaacatcggcttcatagacatcggtcgaaaatgaaatagacaccggtggaaaaccaatgtctatgagggtttttgttgaaGTGTAACATGGTATGGGTTATACTTAGAACGGATTGCCATAGGCTAGGCCATGCTTGACATTGCTTAATTAGGTTTAAATCATGCTAAGCTCGATGCATGAGTAGTTGTTACAATATTACAACAATGTGGTATTACATGAGTAGTTGCTGCATATTATAACAATTGGTTGTAGaaactattaattaattattatacagTCGTAGAAGTTACTAAATAGCTGATATATAGTTATAGGTAAAATTTAAACTCTAAATCGTAAACTCTAAGACCTTGAgtcttaaattctaaattttaattactattatatcaaaatactatTTAATGTTGGTCCCTTAGCGACCAGCTAGAGAAGGGTGAATAGCCTACACAATAAAAACAATCAAACTTTCCTCGAACTTTTAcagctttaataaatctaacatttgcataaaaataagagactaattaaagaaggaAAGAGACtatgatttttacttggttacaactgggaagGTTTTTAATCCAAGACTCTAAAGCACTAATCAAATTTTCCTTTTGTCGTCGacaaagaagcctcttacaacagttgaaGTACTCAATTCCAAAGCTAAACCGAAtcagaattgattacaagtgatttATTTAAGCTTCTGGAGTagaactgtatttatagccctactcgggtacctggaagggttccaggctctttgggggggggggggataaacttttatccccgtagCAACGGAACAGGTCGCGTCGTGTTCTGAATAAAATCCTGCTCCGTGCGCTCGGATTCAGAATTTCGtcccggtcttccgcttcggttcCACTCACATTGGTCCGGATCTTTCGCTTCGACTTCGCTCATTTGGGGGATTTcggtcatctggaatagggcttacctgaacccattttctggccttcgagcaatcttccgctccggcttctcgtccctctaaAACGCCGCGCagctccttctcgtccgccagcgtactcttccgcagcatctcgtccctcggacgcaccaagcctatCGGctttctcccgtgtcgtccttctcgctagctgcatctttcactcgacttcctgtggtcctaagttcttgcacacttagacacaggaattAAATACAACTAGgacctaactttacttggttgattacatcaaaactaccatggggtacttataatctccctttttttgatgTGCGCAAACTCAAATTATGTTAGGGTAAATCATAAATGATCAATAACAGTTATAAAAATTGCAagtacaaaaaattaaaaatattttaaaaattatactatCCTCTCCCAAGACTTAATTTTTCCTACTCcccttttgatcatattaaaaatgagGTGCTTTAAAAATGTTacttaaaagaaataaaaagtttAAGGGAACATTCCAAAAAATAGTAAAGTTTAAGCTTAAAAAAATCTCTGGATCtataaatgaatttttttaaaaaaaattatcataaaaaatttcatttgaaattattttaaccaAAAATAAAGTCTTTTCcaccttaaaaaaattttaacattcagaaaatttgaattttttttagataaatgataaagttatatttttcaaaaaaattaacttctaaataatttctaacaaaatttttgaaatacaattaaaaatatttttataataactaaatacttaacagttagtcaattaaatacttatttcaataattagcttccagCCTATGATgatgcactaggtcttcttggatattggagcaacaaccattttctagacaaagccttttaaggaaattaaatatttaactttctgtCTGAAAGccaaaaaaaactaattaatctaaatatgattttggaacctaaaataggtttcttcctacatgattaatcaaaaatttcttaggaatgtatttttgtgatatttttctagtttggcccttatggtatttaaaatatcaatttaaaccattatatctcctaatattttaaatatatgagcatgcacaatttttcaagtattctatttctattcttaatttgtcattttccatttttattctattaaaatcttctaatcgacaagatatagGTAGGattgattttaactctttattttctttttctaacttacaataatttttcgataatatttttatgaactgaaataacttgttaggaggaagagaccgtacctgacttaccttgtcgatcctgtAGTCtaaagctccccctgaagtgctactttcttctgatgtcgctcccccttcatcgatgctctcgatgctcatttcgaacgagcttgcttcgtcttcgtcttcttggtTACTTACCACTAGCGTAATCCGACGAGGGCTTCTATCTCCGATTTGGATGATGTTTCATCCCATATAGCCTTTAGATTTCTATACTAATCGATTTGAGCTGggttcttgttcttttccttgtccttgctct includes these proteins:
- the LOC122054060 gene encoding WAT1-related protein At2g37460-like yields the protein MVAAMEFKSIAGAVYVQLAYAAMFLASRLAFTKGMSHFAFVLYRQIVATLAIGLPAAYYLYRGGRWSCMTWRSMKHVFILALIGISFSQNFYYAGLALTSSTFASTMNNLIPVVTFLLAYFLKLERVRIKVWDGQAKILGTLFCVGGAMLMTFYENTASQRQEDSHVQQLLYLDHFPLGQSLLKLVGKSHGSFLFGALLTIIGSWSMSFFMIYQAWIVREYPSQLTLSAMVSFMGCLQCALVSLLLENPSALVIQWDMQPVLIAYSGIFCTGLGFFIIMWCVKERGPVFITMFSPLSSVVVAIMEPLLLHAQLTLGSVLGMAIIIAGLYLYLWAKAQDGNPSTDQPQLTDEEEGNQAPLLAHTNS